A stretch of DNA from Arthrobacter globiformis:
GTCCAGCGGGTAAATACTCACACCGGGGACAACGTGTGAATATTTACCCGCTGTTAGCGCGCTGCTGTGCTCTGCGTCCTAGCTGGTGTCAGGGGCGTCTGCTCTACTAGAAAGCATGACTACACTGACTGAATCCTCAGCCGCCGGCATCGAAGACCGGCGAGAAGCACACCAAAAACTCATGATCGCCCTGGACGTGGACGGCACCCTCGTGGACCACGACGGCCACATGTCCGCTCCGGTCCGTGAGGCCGCACAGTCTGTGGTGGCGGCCGGGCACGAGGTGATGATCGCAACCGGGCGTTCACTCAACGCCACGCTCCCCATCATCGAACAGATCGGCCTGGACCGCGGTTACGCCGTCTGCTGCAACGGCGGCGTGACGCTGCGCCTGGACCCCGGGCTGCCCAGCGGCTACGACATCATCCACAAGGCCACCTTCGATCCGGGCCCGGCGCTCCGCGCGCTCCGAAAGCGCCTGCCGGCAGCAAAATACGCGCTGGAGGACGAGGACGGGAACTTCCTCTCCACCGAACGCTTCCAGGATGCGAGCTTCGGCGTCGAGGCCATCGGGGTGGACTTCCAGACCATGCTCGAGGCCACAGCGGTCCGCGTCGTGGTCTTCAGTGCGGAGAACACGCCGGAGGAGTTCAACGAAGCCATCGAGCACATCGGCCTCGCCGGTGTGACCTATTCGGTCGGCTGGACCGCGTGGCTGGACATCGCCGCTGCCGGCGTCACCAAGGCCAGTGCACTGGAGAACCTCCGCAGCCGCCTCGGCGTTGATCCAGCCGCCACGGTTGCCATCGGCGACGGCCGCAATGACATCGAAATGCTCGCCTGGGCTGGCCGCGGGGTGGCCATGGGGCAGGCTCCGGAGGAAGTGGTCGCCGCGGCGGACGAGGTCACCAAGTCGGTATACGACGACGGCGCCGCCCACGTGCTGCGCGGCCTCCTCTAGCGGGCGGGGCTAGCGCACGTCGAGAATCAGTGCGAGCAGCCTGGCCGCCGCCGGCCGGGCTGCGTGCTCCTCGTTCCACTGCGACCTCGCCACGGCCTTGCTGACAGCCTGGGAGGTTATGCCGAGTTCGGCGGCCACCGTCTTCTGCTGGCCGCGCACCCCGGGGGTCATCAGGTCAAGCACGCGCCACTCGGCCTCGCTCCTGTCCCGGACTATGTGGCCCAGCAGACGGAGCACGGACTCCGACTCGGCCGCCACGTCCGGCAGGGGACCCTCCACGGCCACCGGGATGCGCTCCTTGCTGTTGCGGAGGCGGTCCACGGCCCGGCGGGCGTAGATGAGGCCGTGCCCGCTGGCGTCCTTGATCTGGTTCGGCAGCGGCTCATTCACGGGACCCACGCCAATCCCCACATACCAGCTTCCGCAGCGGAGCGCGATCAGGGCGGCATCCACCGCCTGGTGCGGGCAATCCACGATTCCCTGCACCTCGTCCTCAACGGAGCGGTCAAAGTCCAGTCGCGCCGGGATATGCCGTAGATCCTTGAGGAGATGCGGGACCCGGTCGCCGTCGCGCCGGCTGTCTGTTTGATTGATAGTCAGCGTGAACATTGTGGAAATCAGACTACCCGGTGCCCACGCCGAGGCAAGCTGGGAGCCGACGGCACGTTACGGATCTCACGCTGAACGCGAACGGACACTTCAGCCCGCCAGTTCGCGCGTTAAAGAACGACGGCGGCCGGTGCGGTTCGTGAGGAACCGCACCGGCCGCCGGCAGTAGGTGGGCCCACATCGCCAGGGTTCCCTGGCCGAGCGGAGCGAGGCTAGGGAGGCGGTGGGGATTAGTGCGCTGCGGGCACGTAACGCTTGATCGAAGCCTCAAGTTCGGCTTCGGCAGCAGCGCGGTCGGCCCAGCCTTCGGCCTTGACCCACTTGCCGGGCTCCAGGTCCTTGTAACGGGTGAAGAAGTGCTCGATTTCCTTGATCAGGAATTCGTTGACGTCGCTGACTTCCTGGATGTGGTCGAACCGCGGGTCGGCCGGAACGCAGAGGACCTTGGCGTCGCCGCCGCCGTCGTCGGTCATGTTGAAGACGCCGATCGGGCGGGCTTCGACGATGACGCCCGGGATCAGATCGAAATCCTGCAGGAGCACCAGTGCGTCCAGCGGGTCACCGTCTTCGCCGAGGGTGTTCTCGAAGAAGCCGTAGTGGGTGGGGTACTGCATGGAAGTGAAGAGGACACGGTCCAGGCGGACTCGGCCGGTCTCATGGTCGACTTCGTACTTGACGCGCGATCCCTTGGGGATCTCGATGGTCACGTCATGCTTCATGGAATGCTCCTCGACGATTGCTTGGTGTTCGCGGCACACGCGATGATCAACCAAAAATGGACTGTCGGTGCCGCCGACTACTATTGAGGATATAGCGAGAGGCCCAGGTTTCAGGAACTAATGGGGTAATTTCAGGACTTTGAGGACCAGCAGCATGAGCGGCACCAGGAGCACGGCGAGTGGCCGCGGCAGGCTTTCCAGCATGATCCGGAGCTGGCCCACCGTCCTGCTCACAGTGCTCCTCCTGGCGCTGGCCCTTCCCTCCGGGATGCTCATTGCCCCCGCGCTGACCGGACCGGCCCGGTCCACTGCCGAACCCGCCCAGACCCCGGCCTGGCAACTGGTCCCGGAACGACTGTCCGTCCCGCAGGGCATCGATCCGCTCAGCAACGCCGCACCGGTGCCGGTTCCCGCCAAGGTGGCGGCCCGGCTCGACCCCGTCCTCAAGACCGACGGCGGCGGCTCCTTCACAGCCGTGGTCCAGGACGCCGCCAGCGGCAAGGTCCTGTATGACCGCGAAGGTGCCGCCAGCAGGATTCCGGCCTCCAACATGAAGCTCCTCACCGCCGTGGCCGCGCTGCGGGGGATCGGCCCCGAGGAACGTTTCAGCATCAGGGTCCTCGCCGGGCCGGCGACCGAAACGCCGGGAGCAACTCCGGGAGCAGCCCCGGCGGCTGCAACCAGGTCCGTCGTGCTGGTGGGCGGCGGCGACGTCCTGCTCGGCGCCGGCTACTCCGCCGAATCCAAGGTCCTTGGCCATGCCGGGCTTGCCACGCTGGCCAAGCAGACTGTGGAGTCACTGCGGAAAGCCGGCTTCAAGGGGCAGGTCCAGGTGCTTGTGGATGATTCCCTTTTCACCGGTCCGGCGCTGAATCCGGCCTGGAGCCCGGATGACGTTGCGGCCGGCGAGATGGCCCCGCTGTTTCCGCTGGCCCTGAACTCGGCGCGGTTTGATCCCGCAGACACCACGGCTCCCCGGCCCCAGGACTCCGCCATCGCCTCGGGCGAGGCATTCGCTGCCGGGCTCAAGGCGGCAGGTGCCGCCACTGGCCTCACGGTGGCACCCGCCGTCGTACGTCTTGACGGAAAGCCGGCGGCCGACGCCAAAGTCCTCGCCGAGGTGCGGTCCGCGACGGTCAGCCAGCAGGTGGACCTCATGCTCCAGACCTCGGATAACTACCTCGCCGAAACCCTTGGCCGCATGACAGCTGTGGCGGGCGGCCAGCCCGGGACGAACGAGACGGCCAGGGCCGCCGTTCTTGAACAGCTCTCCGGGCTGGGAATCCCCAC
This window harbors:
- a CDS encoding HAD family hydrolase, which encodes MTTLTESSAAGIEDRREAHQKLMIALDVDGTLVDHDGHMSAPVREAAQSVVAAGHEVMIATGRSLNATLPIIEQIGLDRGYAVCCNGGVTLRLDPGLPSGYDIIHKATFDPGPALRALRKRLPAAKYALEDEDGNFLSTERFQDASFGVEAIGVDFQTMLEATAVRVVVFSAENTPEEFNEAIEHIGLAGVTYSVGWTAWLDIAAAGVTKASALENLRSRLGVDPAATVAIGDGRNDIEMLAWAGRGVAMGQAPEEVVAAADEVTKSVYDDGAAHVLRGLL
- a CDS encoding inorganic diphosphatase, coding for MKHDVTIEIPKGSRVKYEVDHETGRVRLDRVLFTSMQYPTHYGFFENTLGEDGDPLDALVLLQDFDLIPGVIVEARPIGVFNMTDDGGGDAKVLCVPADPRFDHIQEVSDVNEFLIKEIEHFFTRYKDLEPGKWVKAEGWADRAAAEAELEASIKRYVPAAH
- the dacB gene encoding D-alanyl-D-alanine carboxypeptidase/D-alanyl-D-alanine endopeptidase, which produces MSGTRSTASGRGRLSSMIRSWPTVLLTVLLLALALPSGMLIAPALTGPARSTAEPAQTPAWQLVPERLSVPQGIDPLSNAAPVPVPAKVAARLDPVLKTDGGGSFTAVVQDAASGKVLYDREGAASRIPASNMKLLTAVAALRGIGPEERFSIRVLAGPATETPGATPGAAPAAATRSVVLVGGGDVLLGAGYSAESKVLGHAGLATLAKQTVESLRKAGFKGQVQVLVDDSLFTGPALNPAWSPDDVAAGEMAPLFPLALNSARFDPADTTAPRPQDSAIASGEAFAAGLKAAGAATGLTVAPAVVRLDGKPAADAKVLAEVRSATVSQQVDLMLQTSDNYLAETLGRMTAVAGGQPGTNETARAAVLEQLSGLGIPTDGMFAADVSGLALANQVSARQFSEVVRAITNGKDTRLRAALAGFPVAGLTGTLGDRYIDESTAEGAGLVRAKTGTLNTVIALSGYVVDADGRLLVFSFIGNGLAPGADGNKPALDTAATALAGCGCS